A part of Gracilimonas sp. genomic DNA contains:
- a CDS encoding histidine kinase dimerization/phosphoacceptor domain -containing protein: protein MGSVTRSDGLDYWRNKLFANIIFYLFPLGLTVLIASAFVVYSLNIWFLTIAYIAFGLVITIIALFRGLKITHRKYLFMTLIYSVATILIFFMGELGAGLTYLFGATVFSLLILPAKAGVLTIFINIFICLIQAAFIHNQLVDYPLRESHQVASWLAISVNSILLSIVAVVFMPKLFSGLQETIEVQKDLKQNLLNHQDELENSLKEKNILLAEIHHRVKNNLAVISGMLQIQSFKETDDRIQKKLLDSTLRIKSMANIHEQLYQSNSFSNMDFDSGLRNLVHTILETLDNHSKIEPEFNIEPINLNINQAVPCCLIVNEVLTNSIKHAFTDKQSGLISINLHKNRQHITLKIMDNGVGFTENTEQQNQDSLGMVLIQTLAQQLEAEYEYRSRESENGVLFNLTFKLIDISDDHLS from the coding sequence ATGGGCAGCGTTACGCGTTCTGATGGGTTAGATTATTGGCGGAATAAATTATTTGCCAATATTATCTTTTACCTTTTTCCTTTAGGATTGACGGTCCTCATTGCTTCCGCTTTCGTGGTTTACTCACTTAATATTTGGTTTCTGACCATTGCATATATCGCTTTTGGTTTAGTCATTACCATTATCGCCTTGTTTCGAGGACTTAAAATCACCCATCGAAAATACCTTTTCATGACGCTCATTTATTCGGTTGCAACCATACTTATTTTCTTTATGGGAGAACTTGGAGCCGGACTTACTTACTTATTTGGAGCTACTGTATTTTCATTATTGATATTGCCCGCGAAAGCAGGTGTACTTACCATCTTCATCAATATTTTCATCTGCCTGATTCAAGCGGCCTTCATTCATAATCAGCTTGTGGATTATCCTCTCCGTGAAAGTCATCAGGTAGCTTCATGGCTGGCTATATCAGTCAATTCCATTTTACTGAGTATTGTTGCAGTGGTTTTTATGCCTAAACTCTTCAGCGGACTCCAGGAAACCATAGAAGTACAAAAAGATTTAAAACAAAATCTGTTGAATCATCAGGATGAACTGGAGAATTCCCTGAAAGAGAAGAATATATTGCTTGCTGAAATTCATCATCGTGTTAAAAATAATCTGGCGGTGATTTCAGGGATGTTGCAAATACAGTCTTTTAAAGAAACGGATGATCGTATTCAGAAAAAGCTACTCGACAGTACGCTTCGAATTAAGTCGATGGCAAATATCCACGAGCAGCTTTATCAATCCAACAGTTTTTCAAATATGGACTTTGACTCGGGGCTAAGAAATCTGGTTCATACCATTCTTGAAACGCTGGATAATCATTCCAAAATTGAACCTGAATTTAATATCGAGCCTATAAATCTAAATATAAATCAGGCCGTGCCGTGTTGTTTGATTGTTAATGAAGTGTTGACCAATTCAATCAAGCATGCATTCACTGATAAACAGTCTGGATTGATTTCCATCAATCTCCATAAAAACAGACAGCACATTACGCTGAAAATTATGGATAATGGAGTTGGATTTACTGAAAATACTGAGCAACAAAATCAGGATTCCCTGGGCATGGTTTTAATCCAAACTCTGGCTCAACAACTAGAAGCCGAGTATGAGTACAGATCCAGAGAATCAGAGAATGGGGTTCTATTCAATTTAACCTTCAAGCTTATAGATATATCAGATGACCACCTTTCCTGA
- a CDS encoding M48 family metallopeptidase produces the protein MNIYAIIILATIAVDFILDITSNYLNLKSLSKKLPDEFEGVYDEETYAKSQQYTKVRTKFGFLTGGFDLALVLGFWFSGGFNWLDQIVRAWGFGELITGLIYIGILLMAKTILNLPFSIYSTFVIEERFGFNKTTPKTFVLDMVKGLGLGLLIGTPLLAGILWFFMYAGDLAWLYAWGAVTAFTLIMQYVAPTWIMPLFNKFTLLEEGELRTAIEDYTEKVDFPLQGLFVIDGSRRSSKSNAFFTGFGKNKRVALYDTLIENHTVQELVAVLAHEIGHYKKKHIIKGMITSVAQTGVLFFLLSVFLNAQGLFDAFYMEQMSVYAGLIFFGMLYAPIDMILSVFMQMISRKHEFEADAFAAVTTGEPESMVSTLKQLSKDNLSNLTPHSFYVFLNYSHPPVLERIKALRKGS, from the coding sequence GTGAATATTTACGCTATTATTATACTGGCAACCATTGCTGTCGACTTTATTCTTGATATCACGTCCAACTATCTGAATCTTAAATCTCTGTCAAAAAAGCTGCCGGATGAATTTGAAGGAGTATATGATGAAGAGACGTATGCCAAGTCACAGCAATACACGAAAGTCAGAACAAAATTTGGGTTTCTTACTGGTGGTTTTGACCTGGCGCTGGTTTTAGGTTTTTGGTTTTCCGGTGGTTTCAACTGGCTGGATCAAATTGTACGGGCTTGGGGTTTTGGGGAGCTGATTACCGGGCTTATCTACATCGGGATTTTATTGATGGCCAAAACCATCCTGAATCTGCCTTTTAGTATTTATTCCACCTTTGTGATTGAAGAGCGATTCGGATTCAACAAAACGACTCCAAAAACATTCGTTCTGGATATGGTAAAAGGGCTGGGGCTTGGCCTGCTGATAGGAACACCCCTTCTGGCAGGTATCTTGTGGTTTTTTATGTATGCCGGAGACTTAGCCTGGCTATATGCCTGGGGAGCGGTAACAGCCTTTACATTGATTATGCAGTATGTGGCACCGACATGGATCATGCCGCTATTCAACAAATTCACTCTGCTTGAGGAGGGCGAGTTACGAACTGCCATCGAAGATTATACCGAGAAAGTAGATTTTCCGCTTCAGGGTTTATTTGTGATTGATGGTTCCCGGCGCTCGAGTAAATCCAATGCCTTTTTTACAGGCTTTGGAAAAAATAAAAGGGTTGCTCTCTACGATACGCTGATCGAAAATCACACCGTTCAGGAATTAGTGGCGGTGTTGGCTCATGAGATCGGTCATTACAAGAAAAAGCACATTATCAAAGGGATGATTACCAGCGTAGCCCAGACAGGAGTGCTGTTCTTTTTGCTTTCCGTATTTCTGAATGCACAGGGACTGTTTGATGCTTTTTATATGGAGCAAATGTCAGTATATGCTGGTCTGATTTTCTTTGGGATGCTGTACGCTCCTATTGATATGATATTATCTGTGTTTATGCAGATGATTTCGCGTAAGCATGAATTTGAAGCCGACGCATTCGCGGCAGTAACAACCGGTGAACCTGAGAGTATGGTTTCAACGCTAAAACAACTATCCAAAGACAACCTGAGTAACCTGACTCCTCATTCTTTCTATGTTTTTCTGAACTATTCGCACCCACCGGTGTTAGAGCGAATAAAAGCGCTCAGAAAAGGAAGCTGA
- a CDS encoding MgtC/SapB family protein, which produces MIRIMDLLAQSYILMDVSIALVLGGILGLEREWKQKPAGLRTNMIIAGSAALLVSLGRVVVNDFSTLAGTESFGVDPIRMLHAVIVGVSFIGAGTILKSTSKTRVRYLTTSATILMAAGIGISIALKQYILGVGATFILVTINFLFTKLNKMIYKASDYESPYAE; this is translated from the coding sequence GTGATTAGAATTATGGATTTACTGGCACAATCGTATATATTGATGGACGTGAGTATCGCTTTGGTATTAGGAGGCATATTAGGACTGGAGCGGGAATGGAAGCAGAAGCCAGCAGGACTTAGAACGAACATGATTATTGCTGGTTCTGCAGCGTTATTGGTGTCGCTGGGGCGAGTAGTGGTTAATGATTTCAGCACACTTGCGGGGACCGAAAGTTTTGGGGTAGACCCGATACGAATGCTTCACGCTGTGATTGTTGGAGTAAGTTTCATAGGAGCTGGGACGATCCTCAAAAGTACGTCAAAAACCAGGGTTCGGTACCTTACAACGTCTGCCACTATCTTGATGGCGGCAGGTATCGGAATCAGCATTGCGCTTAAGCAATATATCTTGGGAGTTGGAGCCACCTTTATACTGGTAACCATTAATTTCTTATTCACAAAACTAAACAAAATGATTTACAAGGCTTCAGATTATGAAAGCCCGTATGCTGAGTAG
- a CDS encoding VOC family protein translates to MKHHKGIHHITVLAGDAQRNAEFYTHILGMRLVKKSVNQDDPGTYHLFYGNQSANPGSSLTFFPWPNAVQGKPGTGEVVNVGLQVPEGTRDYWEVRLSENDVKYNVVDVFGRTALRFQDPDGLELDLVFEGDAKDKVDNVDYVVPFDKTIQGFWGARMKLTEREHTEKLIYELFEFEEKAQEGNQYLYQTDAPIGHSVIIEVVNAPVHGQNGRGIVHHIAFRAENKEELDQLRQEVGGRGLHPTQIIDRHWFNSVYYRIPAGVLFEMASDDPGYTVDEEFEQLGEHLILPPWLENKRDRIEQILPEIKVHKQSAS, encoded by the coding sequence ATGAAACATCACAAAGGAATACATCACATTACGGTGCTTGCAGGAGATGCTCAACGAAATGCAGAGTTTTATACTCATATACTTGGAATGAGGCTGGTCAAGAAGTCAGTAAATCAAGACGATCCGGGAACCTATCACCTGTTTTATGGAAATCAATCAGCTAATCCGGGATCAAGCTTAACTTTTTTCCCCTGGCCTAATGCTGTACAGGGTAAGCCTGGAACAGGAGAAGTTGTGAATGTGGGACTTCAGGTTCCAGAAGGAACACGAGATTACTGGGAAGTTAGGTTGAGTGAAAATGATGTTAAGTATAATGTGGTAGATGTATTCGGAAGAACGGCTCTTCGATTCCAGGATCCGGATGGATTGGAACTGGATTTGGTGTTTGAAGGTGATGCCAAAGACAAAGTTGATAATGTAGATTATGTGGTTCCTTTCGACAAAACCATCCAGGGTTTTTGGGGAGCACGCATGAAACTGACTGAGCGGGAGCACACTGAGAAACTCATTTATGAGTTATTTGAGTTTGAGGAAAAGGCTCAGGAAGGAAATCAGTATTTATATCAAACTGATGCCCCAATAGGTCATTCTGTAATCATTGAAGTTGTAAATGCCCCTGTTCATGGTCAAAATGGACGCGGCATTGTACATCACATTGCATTTCGCGCAGAGAATAAAGAAGAACTGGATCAGCTTCGACAAGAAGTAGGCGGACGTGGTTTACACCCAACTCAAATTATTGACCGGCATTGGTTCAATTCCGTGTACTACAGAATCCCAGCCGGAGTGCTTTTTGAAATGGCATCTGATGACCCGGGTTATACCGTAGATGAAGAGTTCGAACAATTGGGTGAACACCTGATTCTTCCTCCATGGCTGGAGAATAAGCGGGATCGTATTGAACAAATACTGCCGGAAATTAAGGTTCACAAACAATCGGCATCTTAA
- a CDS encoding dienelactone hydrolase family protein, which translates to MSLFRVKDDTNFDGPHQATQIATAGVPASEADTAMIMIHGRGASAPSILELASHFETDQKIAYRAPQANGHTWYPYSFMAPTNQNEPGLSSGLQKIFDIIEELESEGISKEHIYLLGFSQGACLASEFIARHPSKYAGLIALSGGVIGDSVDYDQYTGDLNGTPAFLGCSDVDPHIPKERVNETEEVLKKLGARVTKKLYPGMGHLVNEDEIKHINALLNSK; encoded by the coding sequence ATGAGTTTATTCAGAGTAAAAGATGACACCAATTTTGATGGGCCTCATCAGGCCACACAAATAGCCACAGCTGGCGTACCTGCTTCTGAAGCCGATACAGCCATGATTATGATTCACGGCCGGGGCGCGAGTGCCCCCAGTATATTGGAACTGGCTTCTCATTTCGAAACTGATCAGAAAATAGCCTACCGTGCCCCTCAGGCAAACGGACATACGTGGTACCCTTATTCATTTATGGCGCCCACTAACCAAAATGAGCCGGGATTATCTTCAGGCCTCCAAAAAATCTTTGATATCATCGAAGAGCTGGAATCCGAAGGTATATCTAAAGAGCATATTTACCTGCTCGGTTTCTCTCAGGGCGCATGTCTGGCTTCAGAATTTATAGCCCGACATCCTTCAAAATATGCCGGACTCATTGCACTTAGTGGAGGCGTTATTGGTGACTCTGTCGACTACGACCAATACACCGGAGACTTAAACGGAACTCCTGCATTTTTGGGATGCAGTGATGTAGATCCACATATTCCCAAAGAGCGCGTCAATGAAACGGAAGAAGTGTTGAAAAAATTAGGCGCAAGAGTTACGAAAAAGCTCTACCCGGGCATGGGACACCTTGTGAATGAAGATGAGATCAAGCATATTAATGCCTTATTAAATTCAAAATGA
- a CDS encoding cation:proton antiporter family protein translates to MEILWLAAAYILGMAVSRLKLPPLVGFLGAGIALSLFGFETTDTLHEIGHLGVLFLLFTVGLHLRLKSILRPEVLGAGGIHLALTAGIFALIASFFGFDLTQSIIIGILLGFSSTVLAAKALEDRGELGAFHARVSIGILILQDIVAIALLALTGGGAPSIWGLALLALPLFRPLLIKALVASGHDELQLLFALILAIGGGALFEVVGLSSELGALVAGALLSGHKLADELTHKLWGLKEAFLVGFFLEVGLAGLPGYNELIFCLVILALLPIKSVLYFFLLVGFKLRSRNSFLVTTTLTSYSEFTLIAGIVAVSGGFIPETVVTSFALLVAVSYAINAPLSANVNALWSRFELSLLTYERDVKHPGQQVISLGSANYLVVGMGQAGSSAYEYLKYYGHKVIGMDADPAKIEENIQSKRRVVYGDARDPELWENINLSNVKAIMLAIPNPGTKVEATKLLRQYGYQGDVVALTMRSDEHKALREAGATAVCLPMSQAGKKLAELSLEEGRSESTSLNLTFDR, encoded by the coding sequence ATGGAAATTCTTTGGCTGGCGGCAGCTTATATTTTAGGGATGGCTGTATCGCGACTTAAGCTGCCGCCGTTGGTAGGTTTTTTAGGCGCTGGTATAGCCTTGTCTCTTTTCGGATTTGAAACCACTGATACGCTCCACGAAATCGGACACCTGGGCGTATTGTTTTTACTCTTTACTGTTGGGTTACATCTTCGGCTAAAGAGTATTTTACGACCTGAAGTATTGGGTGCGGGAGGAATCCATCTGGCACTGACCGCAGGTATTTTTGCGCTGATTGCATCATTCTTTGGGTTCGACCTTACACAATCTATCATCATCGGTATCCTGCTTGGTTTTTCGAGTACCGTACTTGCAGCCAAGGCTTTGGAAGATCGCGGTGAGTTAGGAGCATTCCACGCAAGGGTTTCCATAGGTATTTTGATTTTGCAGGATATCGTAGCCATTGCTTTGCTTGCTTTAACTGGCGGAGGCGCTCCTTCAATCTGGGGTTTAGCCCTGCTGGCTCTGCCTCTTTTCCGGCCACTATTAATTAAAGCACTCGTTGCCAGCGGACATGATGAACTTCAGCTTTTATTCGCCCTTATTTTAGCTATTGGAGGAGGCGCGCTTTTTGAAGTAGTTGGCCTTTCATCTGAATTGGGAGCATTGGTTGCTGGTGCTTTGCTTTCCGGACATAAGTTAGCCGATGAGCTTACTCATAAATTATGGGGGCTTAAAGAAGCCTTCCTCGTTGGATTTTTCCTGGAAGTAGGGCTTGCCGGTTTGCCCGGGTATAATGAGCTGATTTTCTGCCTGGTGATTTTGGCTTTACTCCCCATTAAATCTGTACTGTACTTCTTTTTGCTGGTGGGCTTTAAGCTGCGTTCCAGAAACTCATTTTTAGTAACCACAACTCTGACCTCATACAGTGAATTTACCCTGATTGCCGGAATTGTGGCTGTCTCGGGAGGCTTCATCCCTGAAACCGTTGTAACCAGTTTTGCCCTGCTTGTGGCTGTTTCCTATGCCATCAATGCACCACTTTCTGCTAATGTAAATGCATTATGGAGCCGTTTTGAACTCTCACTTCTTACATACGAACGTGATGTCAAGCATCCCGGGCAGCAAGTCATATCACTTGGGAGTGCCAATTATCTTGTAGTCGGAATGGGACAAGCCGGTTCATCAGCCTACGAATACTTAAAATATTATGGACATAAAGTAATCGGAATGGATGCTGACCCGGCCAAAATCGAAGAAAACATTCAAAGCAAAAGGCGAGTGGTTTATGGTGATGCCCGTGACCCTGAGCTTTGGGAAAATATCAATCTTTCTAATGTGAAAGCTATCATGCTGGCCATCCCAAATCCCGGCACAAAAGTAGAAGCCACTAAATTACTGCGTCAATATGGCTATCAGGGAGATGTTGTAGCGTTGACCATGAGAAGTGATGAGCACAAGGCTCTTCGTGAAGCCGGGGCAACAGCCGTTTGTCTGCCTATGTCTCAGGCTGGTAAAAAACTGGCTGAACTTAGTCTTGAAGAAGGTCGCTCAGAAAGCACTTCCTTAAACCTGACTTTCGACCGATGA
- a CDS encoding thioredoxin domain-containing protein: protein MSNLFNQISEEDYARGASDAKITLLEYGDYECPYSRMGYRFAQMLLRNYSDSLKFVFRNFPLRKKHPNAQLAAEAALCAGAQDRFWEMHDLLFEHNRTLSESRILDFAEDIGLDLYRFKVDLTTNEYAKRVTTDFRGGVRSGVDDTPAFFVNGERYSGELDYKQLKAFVDTFLN, encoded by the coding sequence ATGAGCAATTTATTCAACCAAATATCAGAGGAGGATTACGCCCGGGGGGCATCTGATGCTAAAATCACCCTCTTGGAATATGGGGATTATGAATGCCCTTACAGCCGCATGGGATATCGGTTTGCCCAGATGTTACTCAGAAATTATTCCGACAGTCTGAAATTTGTATTCCGAAACTTTCCGCTCCGTAAAAAACACCCGAATGCACAGCTGGCCGCTGAAGCAGCTTTATGTGCCGGTGCACAAGATCGTTTCTGGGAAATGCACGACCTTCTCTTTGAACATAACCGAACACTTAGTGAAAGCAGAATCCTTGATTTTGCAGAAGACATCGGGCTGGACTTGTACCGGTTCAAAGTAGATTTAACCACCAATGAATATGCCAAACGTGTCACTACCGATTTTCGCGGAGGTGTTCGAAGCGGAGTTGACGACACCCCTGCTTTTTTTGTGAACGGGGAGCGATATTCCGGCGAACTGGATTATAAACAACTGAAGGCTTTTGTTGATACATTCCTAAACTAA
- a CDS encoding UBP-type zinc finger domain-containing protein gives MACSHKDMIKVTNTSADVCQDCVEQGSSWVHLRMCMTCGYVGCCDSSPNKHARAHFEESKHPIIRSVEPGEEWRWCYIDEQFVRP, from the coding sequence ATGGCTTGTTCACACAAAGATATGATCAAGGTTACCAACACCTCTGCCGATGTATGTCAGGATTGTGTGGAACAGGGAAGTTCGTGGGTTCACCTGAGAATGTGCATGACCTGTGGGTATGTGGGCTGTTGCGACTCATCTCCAAACAAACACGCCCGTGCCCATTTCGAAGAATCAAAACATCCCATCATCCGTTCTGTGGAGCCGGGTGAGGAATGGCGCTGGTGTTATATTGACGAACAATTCGTGAGGCCCTGA
- a CDS encoding ATP-binding protein, giving the protein MNDYIVKGIKSFPQFAEVPEDQLRAYVELSEICTYQPDEVIIKPGDEINKMYLVLEGNIRLQLKRGEQFTVIDSFEAGDLTGKLPFSRLQSSLAYVTVMEESTVLITHEDKFPDVASHYKLIESFVHALSDRIRHFTTQQQQNEKLLALGKLSAGLAHELNNPASAMVRSAISLKENLHAKPEKFKGMMELNLASEQVDAINKVIFDKLNTQTPSLSLMERTSLEDELADWMEEHGIDEAYELAETFAEHGFDEEALERIKDIGDEAMLSPVFKWIEDVFVTEKMIAEVEDASRRISDLVSSVKTYSHMDQANEKEPVDLDKLLKSTLSILNHKIKEKQISVDVSIPDDLPEFCGFVSELNQVWMNLLDNAVDASEKEGHIEISAKTKNGDLRIFFKDHGAGIPEDIQTKIFDPFFTTKGVGQGTGLGLDFVRKIVNKHDGTISVQSKPGETIFELCFPLK; this is encoded by the coding sequence ATGAACGACTATATCGTAAAAGGCATTAAATCTTTTCCTCAGTTTGCAGAGGTTCCTGAAGACCAGCTTCGGGCTTATGTAGAACTTTCTGAGATCTGCACCTATCAACCTGATGAAGTCATTATTAAACCCGGGGATGAGATTAACAAGATGTACCTGGTGCTGGAAGGAAATATCCGTCTCCAGCTCAAGCGCGGAGAACAATTCACCGTAATTGATTCTTTTGAAGCCGGAGACCTGACGGGAAAACTTCCTTTTTCAAGACTTCAATCTTCCCTCGCCTATGTTACTGTTATGGAAGAATCTACCGTTCTGATTACACATGAAGATAAATTCCCGGACGTAGCATCTCATTATAAATTAATTGAGTCGTTTGTGCATGCGCTTTCCGACCGTATTCGCCATTTCACAACTCAGCAACAGCAAAATGAAAAATTACTGGCGCTTGGGAAACTTTCAGCCGGACTGGCACATGAATTAAACAATCCGGCTTCAGCTATGGTTAGAAGTGCTATTTCGCTGAAGGAAAACCTTCATGCCAAACCGGAGAAATTCAAGGGCATGATGGAACTCAATCTTGCCAGCGAACAGGTAGATGCCATTAATAAAGTGATTTTTGATAAGCTGAATACCCAGACTCCCTCCCTCTCTTTGATGGAGCGAACCTCTCTCGAAGACGAACTGGCCGACTGGATGGAAGAGCACGGTATTGATGAAGCTTATGAGCTTGCAGAAACATTTGCCGAACATGGATTTGATGAGGAGGCACTGGAAAGAATCAAGGATATCGGGGATGAAGCCATGCTTTCACCTGTATTCAAATGGATTGAAGATGTGTTTGTAACTGAGAAAATGATTGCAGAAGTAGAAGATGCTTCCCGCCGGATTTCTGACCTTGTTTCTTCTGTAAAAACCTATTCTCATATGGATCAGGCAAATGAAAAAGAACCGGTTGACCTTGATAAGTTGTTGAAAAGTACCCTCAGCATTTTGAATCATAAGATTAAGGAAAAACAGATTTCTGTAGATGTCAGCATTCCTGATGATTTGCCTGAATTTTGTGGTTTTGTGAGTGAACTAAATCAGGTTTGGATGAATTTACTCGACAACGCGGTGGATGCTTCTGAGAAAGAAGGCCATATCGAGATTTCTGCCAAAACGAAAAACGGCGACCTCCGAATTTTTTTTAAAGATCATGGTGCCGGAATTCCGGAAGACATCCAAACAAAAATTTTTGATCCTTTCTTTACAACCAAAGGAGTAGGACAGGGAACCGGACTTGGGCTCGATTTTGTACGGAAAATTGTGAATAAACACGATGGAACTATTTCAGTTCAATCCAAACCCGGAGAAACTATTTTTGAACTCTGTTTCCCACTCAAGTAA